AGTTACATTAGATCTTTAGAAAGAGAAGAACGTCTAcattagcctcaacagcactctagGTTAGCACAATGGTTTACCTGGAGGACAGCTCGTTTCCATCCTCCTCCGGGCACATTGATCCATCCTCCTCCGGGCACATTGATCCATCCTCCTCCGGGCACATTGATCCATCCTCCTCCGGGCACATTGATCCATCCTCCTCCGGGCACATTGATCCATCCTCCTCCGGGCACATTGATCCATCCTCCTCCGGGCACATTGATCCATCCTCCTCCGGGCACATTGATCCATCCTCCTCCGGGCACATTGATCCATCCTCCTCCGGGCACATTGATCCATCCTCCTCCGGGCACATTGATCCATCCTCCTCCGGGCACATTGATCCATCCTCCTCCGGGCACATTGATTCATCCTCCTCCGGGCACATTGATCCATCCTCCTCCGGGCACATTGATCCATCCTCCTCCGGGCACATTGATCCATCCTCCTCCGGGCACATTGATTCATCCTCCTCCGGGCACATTGATTCATCCTCCTCCGGGCACATTGATCCATCCTCCTCCGGGCACATTGATCCATCCTCCTCCGGGCACATtgatccatcctcctcctccggGCACATTGATCCATCCTCCTCCGGGCACATTGATCCATCCTCCTCCGGGCACATTGATCCATCCTCCTCCGGGCACATTGATCCATCCTCCTCCGGGCACATTGATCCATCCTCCTCCGGGCACATTGATCCATCCTCCTCCGGGCACATTGATCCATCCTCCTCCGggcacattgacttcaatacaaaaccttccatagacttacacagtaattatgacgtcCTCCAACCTAGCAGAGcccttgcagcatgaactgacatgttgtccaccaaaggatcagagaatgaatctagcactaaaagcataagctacagttagcaagcactgcagtgcataaaatgtggcgAGTCGTTGACtcaaagtgagagaaagacaatagccAAACaatttttaacaaattaatttctttaaaaatgaaggagatgcaagagagagagagagcaagaaagagagaaagacagctagctatatttcattgtattttttttcacaTTCACTTAGCttgcgaatgcagctagctagtttacccTACACAAAtccctggctcaaacagagagggatgctatgttagctagctggctatggctatccaacactggaactcttcaaaGTCAAGGtgagcttttggttttattcagTTATTGCCACCGAGGCCCACCGGTGTAaatgctaaactgcttgctgactgtacactgtactgcatgattgtagctggTTTACTAAAGCGTTacttctagtagctatgttgactatggcGTTAGCTAATattgtgacaatgatgtaggctgtgtgtagtggttagcaTCACagaagtgaagggaaaaggtgagaggagagcgagtagatgcaagaaggaattacAACGAGCAAAATGTTCATGCTGGTTGGTTGTATGCGGCTGCTATGAatgtgaactgtgtttgtgtatgatcaagggtgtattcattctggcgattctgttgaaaaacttttctttgaaaacatttcttaaaactgaagcaaaatggcaccctattgcctatatacaccctatataatgcactactggtcaaaagtagttcaggGTGTAATGTAGGATATAGGGTGTAATGTGGGACAAAGCCTTTACACACTACAGTTATATCACTCACTCTGTGGCGCCACATACAAACACTGTCTCTGGCCTCAATAGAAGCTTTATCCCAGGGCCCTATCAACCGGATGAGTTGTAAAACCTCTTGGTTTTATCCTCAATCACTTTGAATGCCGTGTATCCACTTGCGGTTAATATTCCAATATCTAATTAATACACTTTTTATATTAAAGAAGTACAGAAGACTACAGAGCTAATTAAGATGTTATAATATGCGCCACTCCCACAGTGACAATATACACTGACTACAGAACAtacccctgtctcttctctctgtggcgCCACACAcatacgtctgtctgtctgtctgtctgtctgtctgtctgtctgtctgtctgtctgtctgtctgtactacaGGATCTTAGCCAAAACTGCCAAGGGATTTTTTGAATGTTTGAATTATGTTAATCTACACTTTCGAATGTTGTCGTTGTGATGTCATCTCACAGTTGATGTACACCCATGTGGATCTAGACTACAGCTTTCTGTCATCTTATCAGAGAGGGGTTTGAGATGCAGTTATAAAACAGGCTGTTATTGATGAATCACTTTCCTAAAAGCGCTGAGACATGAGGTAGATATTTGCTAAAAAAATGGTAGTGCTTTGAAGACTGTGTGTAAAGTCCCTCAAAATCTCTGAAATTCATCAGTAAAGATACAAATGTATAATCACTGACAAATATTAAGACAACTAAGGGTTCCTGCCCCAGGAAGCATTCCATACTACGGGCTCCATCTGTAACTGTGGTTGAACAGATCACCAGCCGTTCGTCAGCTGATCTGTAACTGTGGTAGAACAGGTCCCCAGGCGATCGTCAGCTGATCTGAAACTGTGGTGCAACAGGTCCacaggtgaaagagagagagagaaatgcccagaacagcaacacaattagacccaacctaATCATAAGAAAAtgaaaagataattacttgacacattggaaagaactaacaaaaaaaatgaaagtaCTAGTAGTGTAGAAGGCTCAACGCCACTATTGCAGTCGGCCACTATTGTAGTCGGAGGAAAGGAAACTGGGAAAGGAAGAAAGGGAGCCAGGAAATGAGAGGAAAGGAAACTAGGGAAGGAGGAATGGAAAGGTAGTTAGGAAAGGATAGGGGGAAAGGGAGATAGGAAAGTGAATGAGGAAAGGAGGACATATATCAAGGAAAGGAAGCTAGGAAAAGAGGAAAATAACCTAGGAATAACCTAGGAAAGAAGAAGAGTAAAGGAAATTAGGAAAGAAAGCAAGGAAATTAGGAACGGGATCTAGAAAAGGTGAAGAGGAAAGGAAGctagtgaaggagagggggcaaTAAAAAGGAGGAGAAGATGctaggaaaggagggaaggaaatTAGAAAGAGAAATTAGGAAGAGAGCTAGGAAAGCAAAGGAGTGGAAGAAAGGagctgtacatcaagctgcctcacgctacaaaaacaggagatggactcctgacCCTAATTTCCTCCAATTGTAAACATTTACTTTTGTCATCTGGCACACAGACAAATGAGCAGTTTTAAATCTTATCTCATGTTATTCTAATCTACACATTTGCTAGGCTGAAATAaactttttttgcagttttaaagccaatttccttctattctacacattttgcaatgagactagcagatgatattgcggttgtagcgaaatgcttgtgttcctaactccaacagcgcagtaatatctaacaatatacAAATGTAAAAGTGAAAGAATGGAATGAAGAAATGTtgaaatattaggacaagcaCTGTTGGTGTCTgtagtataaacacacacatataaatacagttgaagttggaagtttacatacacttaggtggagtcattaaaactcatttttcaaccactccacaaatttcttgttaacaaactatagttttggcaagtcagttaggatatctgtgtgcatgacacaagcaatttgtccaacaattgtttacagacatattatttcacttataattcactgtatcacaaatccagtgggtttgaagttcacatacactaagttgactgtgcctttaaacagcttggaaaattccagaaaattatgtcatggctttagaaggttctgataagctaattgtcATAATTTGAGAAATTTGGGGGTGTACCTGCggaagtatttcaaggcctacattcaaactcagtgcctctttgcttggcatcatgggaaaatcaaaagaaatcagccaagacgtcagaaagaaatgtgtagacctccacaagtctggttcatccttgggagcaatttccaaacgcctgaaggtaccacgttcatctgtacaaacaatagtacgcaagtataaaatccatgggaccacgcagccgtcatactgctcaggatgacggatgaacgtactttgttgcgaaaagtgcaaatcaatcccagaacaacagcaaagggccttgaggtacaaaagtatctatatccacagtaaaacaagtcctatatcgacataacctgaaaggccgctcagcaaggaagaagccactgctccaaaaccgccataaaaaagccagactacggtttgtaactgcacatggggacaaagatcgtactttttggaggaatgtcctcccctctggtctgatgaaacaaaaatatgtttggaggaaaaagggggacgcttgcaagccgaagaacaccatcccaactgtgaagcacggggtggcagcatcatgttgtggggttgctttgctgcaggtgggactggtgcacttcacaaactagatggcatcatgagacaggaaaattatgtggatatattgaagcaacatctcaagacatcagtcaggaagttaaagcttggtcgcaaatgggtcttccaaatgatcaatgaccccaagcatacttccaaagttgttgtaaaatgacttaaggacaacaaagtcaaggtattggagtggccatcacaaagcccagacTTCAATCCCATacacaatttgtgggcagaactgaaaaagggtgtgcgagcaaggaggcctacaaacctgactcagttacaccagctctgtcaggaggaatgggccaaaattcacccaacttattgtgggaagcttgtgggaggctaccaaaacatttcacccaagttaaacaatgtaaaggcaatgctaccaaatactaattgagtgtatgtaaacttctgacacactgggaatgtggtgaaagaaataatagctgaactaaatcattctctctactattattctgacatttcacattcctaaaataaattggtgatcctaactgacctaagacagggcatttttacttggattaaatgtcaggaattgtgaaaaactgagtttaaagttttggttccaaccaccctGTCTTTGTtagacgcagaataggtgaacggatgatctctgcatgtgtggatcccaccgtgaaacatggagtagaaggtgtgatggtgtgggggtgctttgctggtgacagtggtttatttagaattcaaagcacacataaccagcatggataccacatcattctgcagcgatacgccattccatctggtttgcacttagtgtgactattatttgttttcagcaggacaatgaccgaaAACACACCTCcgtgctgtgtaagggctatttgaccaagaaggagagtgatggagtgctgcatcagatgacctggcctccacaataacccgacctcaacccagttgagatggtttgggatgagttggaccacagaatgaaggaaaagcagccaacaagtggagGAGGAAATAGATCAAGGAAATGAGGAAAGGAACGTAGGAAAGTAGAAGAGTAAAGGAAATGAGTAAAAAAGCTAGGTAATGAGGAATGGGATcaagaaaaggaagagaggaagctAGGGAAGCAAAGTAAGCAGGAAAAGGAGGAGATTAAGCTAGGAACGGAGGAAAGGAAATAAAATTAGGAAAAGATATGAGGAAAGAGAGCTCGGAAAGACCGTGGGCTGTCACATTGTGATTGTCCAATGGGCTGTGACGTTATTAATGACCACATTGTGATTATCCAATGGGCTGTCACATTGTTAATGACCACATTGTGATTGTCCAACGGCTTGTCTTGTTGTTACTAATATCAATGCCGTCAAACATAATCTTCTCCCCATGGGCCAGGCTCCATTATTTAATCAGTTTGAGATACTGTAGTAATTTGCCACCAATTATGACCAATTCTCTATGGGTCATTAATAACTACTTTGCTTGAATGAAGTCaaattctgtctctgtggtggaCCACGAGGTCCAAGCAGGGGTGAGATACATTTTATTCACTGTGAGATTCTCACTTTGCAAAAGTCTGTCCTTTCCTcgactcctctgtcctcctctgtaagTCGTTCTGAATAAGAacgtctgctgaatgactaaaatgtaaatgtaatgctCTGCTCTCAGCTGTTTTCCTGTTTAAGAACATCCGTTAGATAGTCAACAGAAACCACCTGTTGTTGGAAAGCAGTCTCTAGTTCTGAGGCACTTTGTGGACACGGGCCCTGATCTAGGCCCGTATTCATGAAGTGTGTTCATTACAGTTTGACTTTTTAGAGCATATCGAAGCAGATTGATCTGGACTGGgaaaacctgatcctagatcagaccTCCTAATGTAACTGTAAGTATAACAGAGGGTTCCCTGACGTTGTGGGTTCCCATGTTGATGGTGATACTGCAGCTTAGCTTCCACCATGTCATCCCAGGTTGGatcaacataacataacataaggACTTAATTACCACCATGGGGAAATGTTGTATTTATCTGAAATGCTGATTATGAAAGAAGGCCAAACTGtaactgactagttaaacttGATTTGAAAATccatactctcatttagaaggcaaccatcacatttaatcttttcacaaatagttttatatctaATAACATAGGTCTCACAACATTTAGATGATAACCCCGTAATTGAGTGTGCTAAACCAAAGACATAgtaatgtgtgtttcctgtcctcatgAGATCACCAAAGAAAACAAACTCGACATGACTGACCCTTAAGTGTCCACAGACCATTCCCCCATTctcaaaaaatacaaatattgttTAATTCTCCAATTAAAGAGTTTTGGgaagaagaaagtctttgttctccataggctctctccctccatactccatggaagtgaagagagagagtttCTAGCAGGAATATATGACCGTTGTAAAACCTGGGATGGGAGAGAGACTAAGGGGGGGCATAATATATACCCAAAAGGGCCACGTCGTTACACTGTAAAAGGTAAATATCGAATGGTTTCAAATCTAGTAGAAATATCAATTTATCTCTTTTAATATGATATGGACCATCTTCAAATGCATCTTCTGAGAAATCATAAAACAATTCAGAAACATGAAGCTAGACTGAGACCATCTTGCCGTAAAGAAAGTTGTTTTAATTGATGCTCTAAGGAAGTGAATACATGAGTGAAAGGGTAAGAGAACCAATCAGACACAAGGTCACAAAGGTCATAGGTTACAATCTAATCATCATTCTGTTCCATCTAGTGACTGTAGTCGTAGCTGTAGGTGTAGTAGACGGTGCCTTTCTTCAGGTGGCAGGTCTCAGTGTGTGTTCCTGGGCGGATGGTGGTGGTGCAGGTTCCCAGGCGGTGATCTGGTCCGACGTTATTATCCCAcacctaataataataatcatcataataacaataatagtaaaaataatcaTGATAatcttcttcctcctcatcatcatcatcatcttcaacaTCATAATAATAATTGATGGGATTTACATAGTGCTTTTCCAGTGGTCAAAACGCTTTGCATAGTAAGGTGGGAAACTCACCTCCAGCTTCAGGACAGACTTGTGGATGATGTCTACGAAGTTGAACTCACCGGGCCAGGTGGGGTTGGCCTGGTTCTTCAGAATGCTGCTCATGCCACCGAAGGCTGGGCCGCACCACACCTAAGGAAGAGATGTTGTCAATTTATTAAACATTTTTTCAATTTTATTATTGTGCTTTTAATACTGAATGATTTTTAATGTATGTACAGTTGGCTCACTTGAATGAGGAACCTCTATAAGTAttttaaaattaattaattaatttgtttgtttgttcatttTTAATATTACTTCACCTAACAAATAACAAGCcaatcactgacattttcatggTCACAcgtcactgtaggctacttgaTATCCAAACAAACTGTTTGATTATTgctgtgtctctgtccttctgtgttatgatgtctgtcctgtctgtaacATCACTGTACTTCTGTTTTATCTCCCCACCTGACAGtttgttgttgtaaataagaatgttttgTTAACTGACTGTTCAGGTTAAATAAAGAAGAAATAAATGAATCAATTCACCTTGACGTAGGGGTCTGGCTGGGAGAGGAGGTCTCCTTTCAGATTGGAGGCACTAAGGCCCCACACCCTGACGTGGCCGTCATACAAGTCACAGTGTACAAGAGCCAGGGTGCATAGCACCAGCAGtcccagggacagagagagagaggccatggtacactgtcagagagagaggagatgaagggaggggagaggaggggaaggtatAAACATGTCCATAAGAGTTTGAAACTAACACTACAAACTGTATTCAGAGAGGTGGAGTAAAAATAGAGTTGAAAGATCAGGATATATTATCAATATTAAGAGATTAGtcagtggatgaagagagagagctcgatggacagagagagagtgagagataaatAATTGGAAGACACCAGAACAGTTCTGAGACAGCAGAAAAACAGGCTCTTATTCAAATGCAGATAGTGGCTTTCCAGAAGTGTGTTTGATTTAACCACCAGCATATCCTGGAtggagataaaaaataaaaaagataaaAAATAATATAACAGCACCAGAACAACAGATCATGTCTTACCTAGATATTCTTCAGATGGACGTCTGTCTTCTCTAGTCACCCAACTGCTGATGGTCCTTACTGTGCCATCTAGCTGTTTATAAAGATctcagcccccccccctcccccaggttCCCCCAGGTTCTTACTGTGCCATCTAGCTGTTTCTAAAGTTctcatgccccccccccccaggtgaTATGTTGACCCACAGGTGGTACGTAGAACAACTTAGTGATGACCCAATCAATGAGAACACAACTTATATTACCAAGAGACATATGGAAGCCTATAAGGTGTAACAACAAATTCTGCTACTATTTGAAGTGCTGATTGAACAAATTGAATTCCAGATAATGTCAAAAAGCCATCCCAGTGAATAAACAGTTAGGTAAGGGAGAGGACATTGCTAAGGGTGGACATGGTAAATAGTACGGCATAGAATCTGTAATTCATCAGTAATACCATTGATCACTATCTATAGGAATACAACAGGCGCCTCACAGCCACCTGCTTCAGTAGGAGTGGTATTATAAGGACCACTCCTACAGTGACAAtgcttgagtcccaaatggcaccctattccctatatagagcattactggtcaaaagtagttcactatagagTGAATAGGGTGTAATGTGGGACAAAGCCTTTATACACTACAGTTATATCACTCACTCTGTGGCGCCACATACAAACACTGTCTCTGGCCTCAACAGAAGCTTTATCCCAGGGCTCTATCAACCAGATGAGTTATAAAACCTCTTGGTTTTATCCTCAATCACTTTGAATGCAGTGAGTCCACTTGTGGTTAATATTCCAAGATCTAATTAATACACTTTTTGTATAAAAGAAGTACAGAAGAATACAGAGCTAATTAAGGTGTTATAACATGCGTCACTCCCACAGTGACAATATCCAATGACTACAGAACAtacccctgtctcttctctctgtggcgCCGCACACAaacgtctgtccgtccgtccgtcctgtcctgtcctgtcctgtccgtctgtctgtgtgtgctacAGGATCTTAGCCATATCTGCCAAGGGATCTTTTTAATGTTTGAATTATGTTAATATTCACCTTATAATTTTTTATTATGATGTCATCCCACAGCTGAAGTACACCCATGTGGATCTACAGTTTCTGTCATCTTATCAGAGAGGGGTTTGAGATGCAGTTATAAAATGGGCCATTATTGATTCGTCACTTTATTAAAAGCGCTGAAACAGGAGATAGATATTTGCTAAAAAATGGTAGTGCTTTGGAGACGGTGTGTAAAGTCCCTCAAAATCTCTGAAATCCATCAGTAAGGCTACAAATGTATAATCACTAACAAATATTAAGACAGTTGAGTGTCCCTGCCCCAGGAAGCATTCCAAACTATGGGCTCCATCTGGTCCCCAGCCGGTCGTCAGCTGATCTGAAACAGTGGTAGAACAGGTCACCAGGCGGTCGTCAGCTGACACTTCATTGTCCCACACCTCCAGTTTCAGGTTGTCTTTGACCTCCATGTCATTGCAGATGAACTTGTTACTCCAGGTGGTGTAAGGTTTGTTGTTAATTATTTCTTTATTGCCAGGAGAGATGGCTCAATAACAAACCTTTACGAAGACATATTCTTTGGATCAGAATCTTTTTTTGAATTTGGATCAGGCagagttgaaaaaaaaaaagccatatctcagactggccagtaAAAAGAAAAGATCAAGAACACAGACACGAGACAGAGgacctctgcctagaaggctagcatcctggagtcacctcttcaatgttgacgttgagactggtgttttgcgggtactatttaatgaagctgacagttgaggaattgtgaggcgtctgtttatcaaactagacactctaatgtacttgtcctcttgctcagttgtgccccgGTGCCTCCCTCTCATCTTTccattctggttagtgccagtttgctctgttctggtaAGGGAGCAGTACACAGCGTTGCACGAGATCTgtagtttcttgacaatttcttgcatagaatagccttcatttctcagaaaaagaatagaccgacgagtttcagaaaaagtgtttctgaccattttgagcctgtaatcgaacccacaaatgctgatgctccagatactcaactagtcaaaagaaggacagttttattgcttcttaattagaacaacagatttcagctgtgctaaaataagtgcaaaagggttttctaatgatcagttagccttttaaaatgattaacttggattagataacacaacgtgccattggaacataggagtgatggttgctgataatgggcctctgaatgcttatgtagatattccattaataaTCAGCCGTTTCAAGCTACAATAGAAATTtagaacattaacaatgtctacactgtatttctgatcaattttatgttattttaatggacaaaaaatgtgctcttctttaaaaaacaaggacatttctaagtgaccccaaacttttgtgaagtgtgtgtacagtaccagtccaaagtttggacagacctaatcattccaggatttttcattacttttactattttctatattctagaataacagtgaaaacaccaaaactatgaaataacacatatggaatcatatagtaaccaaaaaagtcttaaacaaacaaaatatattttacatttgagattctggAAAGTAGAGATCCTTTctcttgatgatagctttgcaaattattggcattctctcaaccagcttcatggggtagtcacctggaatgcatttaaattaacaggtgtgccttgtgtcttgttaaaagttcattagttgaatttaagaactttgaaagtttcttcaagtgcagtcccaaaaaccatcaagccctgtgatgaaactggatctcatgaggaccgccacagggaaggaagacccagagttacctctgatgcagaagataagttcattagagttaccagcctcagaaatctgcaattaactgcacctcagattgcagcccaaataaatgcttcacatagttcaagtaacagacacatctcaactgttcagaggagactgtgtgaatcaggccttcatggttgaattgctgcaaagaaaccactactaaaggacaccaataataagaagagacttgcttgggccgagacaaaacgagcaatggacattagactggtggaaatctgtcctttggtctgatgagtccaaatttaggatttttggttccaacctccgtgtctttgtgagataaagagtaggtgaacggattatctccgcatgtgtggttcccaccgtgaagcatggaggaggaggtgtgatggtgtgggggtgctttgctggtgacactgtaagtgatttatttagaattcaaagcacacataatcagcatggctaccacagcattctgcagccatacaccatcccatctggtttgcgcttagtgagactatcatttgtttttcagcaggacaatgacccaaaacacacctccaggatgtgtaagggctatttgaccaagaaggagagtaatggagtgctgcatcagatgacctggcttccacaataacccgacctcaacccaattgagatggtttgggatgagtcggaccacagaaggaaaagcatccaacaagtggaGGAGGAAATATATCAAGGAAATTAGGAAAGGAACCTAGGAAAGGAGAAGAGTAAAGGAAATTATGACAAAATCTAGGTAATAAGGAATGGGATCtagaaaaggaagagaggaagcaAGGGAAGCAAAGGAATCAAGAAAAGGAGGAGAAGAACC
This window of the Oncorhynchus tshawytscha isolate Ot180627B linkage group LG12, Otsh_v2.0, whole genome shotgun sequence genome carries:
- the LOC121847913 gene encoding calcium-dependent lipid-binding protein-like; translation: MASLSLSLGLLVLCTLALVHCDLYDGHVRVWGLSASNLKGDLLSQPDPYVKVWCGPAFGGMSSILKNQANPTWPGEFNFVDIIHKSVLKLEVWDNNVGPDHRLGTCTTTIRPGTHTETCHLKKGTVYYTYSYDYSH